The Leifsonia williamsii genome includes a region encoding these proteins:
- the epsC gene encoding serine O-acetyltransferase EpsC, with protein MGLVSRLREDVRNARKHDPAARGGFEIAAAYSGLHAVWAYRVAHRLWRAGFRMPARLLSQFARFLTGVEIHPGARIGLRFFIDHGMGVVIGETTWIGDDVMLYHGVTLGGRGSGHGKRHPTVGDHVTIGAGAKVLGAITIGEHCIIGANAVVTHDAPANSVLTGVPARARRRSGHEQIPGDDWIDPAIYI; from the coding sequence GTGGGGCTGGTCAGCCGGCTGCGCGAGGACGTCCGCAACGCGCGCAAGCACGATCCGGCGGCTCGCGGCGGCTTCGAGATCGCGGCGGCGTACTCCGGGCTGCACGCGGTGTGGGCGTACCGCGTCGCGCACCGGCTGTGGCGGGCGGGCTTCCGGATGCCCGCGCGCTTGCTGTCGCAGTTCGCGCGCTTCCTGACCGGGGTGGAGATCCACCCGGGCGCCCGCATCGGCCTGCGGTTCTTCATCGACCACGGGATGGGCGTCGTGATCGGCGAGACGACCTGGATCGGCGACGACGTGATGCTGTACCACGGCGTGACGCTGGGCGGCCGCGGCTCCGGGCACGGCAAGCGGCACCCCACGGTCGGGGACCACGTGACGATCGGGGCGGGCGCGAAGGTGCTCGGCGCGATCACGATCGGCGAGCACTGCATCATCGGCGCGAACGCCGTGGTGACGCACGACGCCCCCGCCAACTCGGTGCTGACCGGCGTGCCGGCGCGCGCCCGTCGTCGCTCGGGCCACGAGCAGATCCCGGGCGACGACTGG
- the cysK gene encoding cysteine synthase A gives MTGQIYDNITEAVGRTPLVRLNRLAEGTGATVLGKLEFYNPAGSVKDRIGVAIVDAAEKSGALKPGGTIVEATSGNTGIALAMVGAARGYRLVLTMPETMSKERRVLLRAFGAEIVLTPGPEGMRGAVEKAKEIVASTDNAIWAQQFANQANPAIHRATTAEEVWADTDGGVDIFVAGVGTGGTITGVGQVLKERKPSVQIVAVEPIDSPILNGGKPGPHKIQGIGANFVPEILDTTVYDEVIDVAFDDAIDVAKKLASQEGILAGISSGAIVWAALQLAKRPENAGKTIVAVICDTGERYISTPLWADLLD, from the coding sequence CGGCTCGCGGAGGGCACCGGCGCGACCGTGCTCGGCAAGCTCGAGTTCTACAACCCCGCCGGCAGCGTGAAGGACCGCATCGGCGTCGCGATCGTCGACGCGGCCGAGAAGTCGGGGGCGCTGAAGCCCGGCGGCACCATCGTGGAGGCCACCAGCGGCAACACGGGCATCGCCCTGGCGATGGTCGGCGCCGCGCGCGGCTACCGGCTCGTGCTGACGATGCCCGAGACCATGAGCAAGGAGCGGCGCGTGCTGCTGCGGGCCTTCGGCGCCGAGATCGTGCTGACGCCCGGGCCGGAGGGCATGCGCGGCGCGGTCGAGAAGGCGAAGGAGATCGTCGCCTCCACCGACAACGCCATCTGGGCGCAGCAGTTCGCCAACCAGGCCAACCCCGCCATCCACCGCGCCACCACCGCCGAGGAGGTCTGGGCCGACACCGACGGCGGCGTCGACATCTTCGTCGCGGGCGTCGGCACCGGCGGCACCATCACCGGCGTCGGCCAGGTGCTCAAGGAGCGCAAGCCCAGCGTGCAGATCGTCGCGGTCGAGCCGATCGACTCCCCCATCCTCAACGGAGGGAAGCCGGGACCGCACAAGATCCAGGGCATCGGCGCCAACTTCGTGCCAGAGATCCTCGACACCACCGTCTACGACGAGGTGATCGACGTCGCCTTCGACGACGCGATCGACGTGGCGAAGAAGCTCGCGAGCCAGGAGGGCATCCTCGCCGGCATCTCCTCGGGCGCGATCGTCTGGGCGGCGCTGCAGCTCGCGAAGCGGCCGGAGAACGCGGGCAAGACCATCGTCGCGGTCATCTGCGACACCGGCGAGCGGTACATCTCCACGCCGCTCTGGGCCGACCTGCTGGACTAG